A single region of the Actinoplanes sp. SE50/110 genome encodes:
- a CDS encoding serine/threonine-protein kinase has product MLAPGIVLNGRYQLTHRIAAGGMGEVWRGGDRLLHREVAVKVLLPALMNDRDFITRFRSEARMMAQLRHPGIVQVYDYGENAVVDGERFDYLVMEYIDGTSLSKKVQQAGRLSPAETMAITAGVADALHAAHQAGIIHRDVKPSNLLVRPGGAIVLVDFGVARSVGITGITGTNVVMGSAHYMAPEQAEGQPVTAATDVYALGAVAFTCLTGRPPYVGDNPLAVLAQLVHGQPPVLPPDVPRPVAAVVLRALAKDPAQRFPSGAALADAARNAGRPGAAAGYAAGAAGGSGFAPGAGPGFAPGVAPGFTPGVSSGAPSGAAAGHGSGPSGGHPAFQPAYPTRPTYPATPTSTFPAASPPAADPAPRRRGWAVAAGAAGLILVGAGVLLTIHHNPPVTANTGAVGAPPDGQQPPDRTVNQPAPTHKGSKRANPPASPSRSAEPSPSPSGDDETETENRYSPKQLCGDGYEVVDQQALKSAAGVVKGRIFLLHNEDDASNCVVTLRTAGLTRKGPAAAFLEVQGQDRQTRSDTVQYYAGPVKAPAEKACVRWGGAVGALSYDSGQFEHCG; this is encoded by the coding sequence GTGCTTGCCCCCGGAATCGTGCTCAACGGCCGTTATCAGCTGACCCACCGGATCGCGGCCGGCGGGATGGGTGAGGTGTGGCGCGGCGGCGACCGGCTGCTGCACCGCGAGGTGGCGGTCAAGGTGCTGCTGCCGGCGCTGATGAACGACCGGGACTTCATCACCCGCTTCCGTTCCGAGGCCCGGATGATGGCCCAGCTGCGGCACCCGGGCATCGTGCAGGTCTACGACTACGGCGAGAACGCGGTGGTCGACGGTGAGCGCTTCGACTACCTGGTGATGGAGTACATCGACGGCACCTCACTGTCGAAGAAGGTGCAGCAGGCCGGCCGGCTCAGCCCGGCCGAGACGATGGCGATCACCGCCGGGGTCGCCGACGCGCTGCATGCCGCCCACCAGGCCGGCATCATCCATCGCGACGTCAAACCCAGCAATCTGCTCGTGCGACCCGGCGGGGCGATCGTCCTGGTCGACTTCGGGGTCGCCCGGTCGGTGGGGATCACCGGGATCACCGGCACCAACGTGGTGATGGGCTCGGCGCACTACATGGCGCCGGAGCAGGCCGAGGGGCAGCCGGTGACGGCGGCCACCGACGTGTACGCGCTGGGCGCGGTCGCGTTCACCTGCCTGACCGGGCGGCCGCCCTACGTCGGCGACAACCCGCTCGCGGTGCTGGCGCAGCTGGTGCACGGGCAACCGCCGGTGCTGCCGCCGGACGTGCCGCGGCCGGTGGCGGCGGTGGTGCTGCGGGCCCTCGCCAAGGATCCGGCACAGCGGTTCCCGAGCGGGGCGGCGCTGGCCGACGCGGCGCGCAACGCCGGGCGGCCGGGTGCGGCGGCGGGCTATGCCGCGGGCGCTGCCGGCGGCTCCGGCTTCGCTCCCGGCGCAGGCCCGGGCTTCGCTCCCGGCGTGGCTCCGGGCTTCACCCCGGGCGTCTCCTCCGGGGCGCCGTCGGGGGCGGCGGCCGGGCACGGGAGCGGGCCGAGCGGCGGCCACCCGGCTTTTCAACCGGCATATCCGACACGTCCCACCTATCCGGCGACGCCGACGTCCACCTTCCCGGCCGCGTCCCCTCCCGCGGCCGACCCCGCGCCGCGGCGCCGCGGCTGGGCGGTCGCGGCGGGCGCGGCCGGTCTGATCCTGGTCGGAGCCGGCGTGCTCCTGACGATCCACCACAACCCGCCGGTCACCGCGAACACCGGCGCGGTCGGCGCACCGCCGGACGGCCAGCAGCCGCCGGACCGGACCGTGAACCAGCCGGCGCCGACCCACAAGGGCAGCAAACGCGCCAACCCGCCGGCTTCCCCGAGCCGGTCCGCCGAGCCGTCCCCGTCACCTTCCGGGGACGACGAGACCGAGACCGAGAACCGGTACTCGCCGAAGCAGCTCTGCGGCGACGGCTACGAAGTGGTCGACCAGCAGGCCCTGAAATCGGCGGCCGGGGTGGTGAAGGGCCGGATCTTCCTGCTCCACAACGAGGACGACGCGAGCAACTGCGTGGTGACGCTGCGCACCGCGGGGCTGACCAGAAAAGGTCCGGCCGCGGCGTTCCTGGAGGTGCAGGGGCAGGACCGGCAGACCCGGAGCGACACCGTCCAGTACTACGCCGGCCCGGTCAAGGCGCCCGCGGAGAAGGCCTGCGTGCGGTGGGGCGGGGCGGTCGGCGCTCTCAGCTACGACAGCGGGCAGTTCGAGCACTGCGGCTGA
- a CDS encoding beta-galactosidase has translation MVKFLLALLLALGGAAVPAAATAATEHTVTFDRYSLMLDGRRTFVWSGEFHPYRLPSPDLWRDVLQKMKANGYTATSVYFDWGYHSPAPGVYDFRGVRDMDRLLDIAAEVGLYVIARPGPYINAEVDAGGFPGWLTTQAGKARTDAPDYLAASDEWLGRIDAIIRRHQYTDGHGPVILYQIENELAAVGDSQKRYMRHLYDRVRADGITVPIFHNDKGRNGYWTPPAADLYAFDGYPGGTCRTDGTVGAPAVAPDWGMYGPGGPKGGATASPDTPGFVAEFGGGWFDYWGSAGTYPCTAQREGPGYERVFYGTNIANRLSIQNFYMTFGGTSWGWLPAPVVYTSYDYGAAIAEDRSLRPKVNTMRELGYFLQSTPPITKLERGPDLVPSSGAIKVYHPVNPDDGTQFLIAVHNPSNARTDDTATVPLTVDGRAYTVPLRINGQDAKILTAAYDVSGQRLVYSTSELMTHTADTLLLYGRDGETGETVLNYPAAPVVSGAVDSSYDPATGDLRLSYPHVGLTSVRISGGGRPAVTLLIADQSTADTFWKSGDVLVQGPALLRDARFAGDELRLTGDTAAATPLRVWSPRPYRTLTWNGRRVAAPGRPTVSRSGPLTALLPGPEPVTLPALDRWRWSAEPEESDDTWTPATLTGTNSTTEPPAGQPVLTADDYGFHHGDVWYRGHYTGSLPDTVTFDYGAGGAGMLQAWLDGTYLGQHTLPTALASPPTRGTATFTVPEARRATGDHVLSIMVRNNGHNEDGGVNDAHKEGRGLISTSVPATWRIQGETPDPVRGVTNNGGLYGERHGWSLPGYPDRTWSAPPATTPTGTSWYRTTVDLHVPRVDDASIALTIGEPGVKGGHYRALIFVNGWNMGQYIADVGPQHTFTLPAGILDPHGHNTLALAVTGDGGTLEPLHLTTTTVVRGGVPVRRVASPPYRH, from the coding sequence GTGGTGAAGTTTCTCCTCGCCCTACTCCTGGCCCTGGGTGGCGCCGCCGTGCCGGCCGCCGCCACCGCCGCCACCGAGCACACCGTCACCTTCGACAGGTATTCGCTGATGCTCGACGGGCGGCGCACCTTCGTCTGGTCCGGCGAATTCCACCCCTACCGGCTGCCCAGCCCCGACCTGTGGCGTGACGTGCTGCAGAAGATGAAGGCCAACGGCTACACCGCGACCAGCGTCTACTTCGACTGGGGCTACCACTCGCCGGCGCCCGGCGTCTACGACTTCCGCGGCGTGCGCGACATGGACCGGCTGCTCGACATCGCCGCCGAGGTCGGGCTGTACGTGATCGCGCGACCCGGCCCGTACATCAACGCCGAGGTCGACGCCGGCGGCTTTCCCGGCTGGCTGACCACACAGGCCGGCAAGGCCCGCACCGACGCCCCCGACTACCTCGCGGCGAGCGACGAGTGGCTCGGGCGGATCGACGCGATCATCCGGCGACACCAGTACACCGACGGGCACGGACCGGTCATCCTCTACCAGATCGAGAACGAGCTGGCGGCGGTCGGCGACAGCCAGAAACGCTACATGCGGCATCTGTACGACCGGGTCCGCGCCGACGGCATCACGGTGCCGATCTTCCACAACGACAAGGGCCGCAACGGCTACTGGACACCACCCGCGGCCGACCTGTACGCCTTCGACGGCTACCCCGGCGGCACCTGCCGCACCGACGGCACGGTCGGCGCGCCCGCGGTCGCTCCGGACTGGGGCATGTACGGACCCGGCGGCCCGAAGGGCGGCGCCACCGCGTCCCCCGACACCCCGGGTTTCGTCGCCGAATTCGGCGGCGGCTGGTTCGACTACTGGGGCAGCGCCGGCACCTACCCGTGCACCGCGCAACGCGAAGGCCCCGGCTACGAACGCGTCTTCTACGGCACCAACATCGCCAACCGGCTCAGCATCCAGAACTTCTACATGACCTTCGGCGGTACGTCGTGGGGCTGGCTGCCGGCGCCGGTCGTCTACACGTCCTACGACTACGGGGCCGCGATCGCCGAGGACCGGTCGCTGCGACCGAAAGTGAACACCATGCGGGAGCTCGGCTACTTCCTGCAGAGCACTCCGCCGATCACCAAACTGGAACGCGGCCCGGACCTCGTCCCGTCCTCCGGCGCGATCAAGGTCTATCACCCGGTCAACCCGGACGACGGCACCCAGTTCCTGATCGCCGTGCACAACCCGTCGAACGCCCGCACCGACGACACGGCCACCGTCCCGCTCACCGTCGACGGCCGCGCCTACACCGTGCCGCTGCGGATCAACGGCCAGGACGCGAAAATCCTGACCGCGGCGTACGACGTGAGCGGCCAGCGCCTCGTGTACTCCACCTCCGAGTTGATGACGCACACCGCGGACACCCTGCTGCTGTACGGGCGGGACGGGGAGACCGGCGAGACGGTCCTCAACTATCCGGCCGCGCCGGTGGTCAGCGGGGCGGTGGACAGCAGCTACGACCCGGCCACCGGCGACCTCCGGCTGAGCTACCCGCATGTCGGGCTGACGTCGGTGCGGATCAGCGGCGGTGGGCGGCCCGCGGTCACCCTGCTGATCGCCGACCAGTCGACTGCGGACACCTTCTGGAAGTCCGGGGACGTCCTGGTGCAGGGTCCCGCGCTGCTCCGGGACGCCCGCTTCGCCGGCGACGAGCTGCGGCTGACCGGCGACACCGCGGCGGCCACCCCGCTGCGGGTCTGGTCGCCGCGCCCCTACCGGACGCTGACCTGGAACGGCCGCCGCGTCGCCGCACCGGGCCGGCCCACCGTTTCCCGCTCCGGTCCGCTCACGGCCCTGCTTCCCGGGCCGGAGCCGGTCACCCTGCCGGCCCTCGACCGGTGGCGCTGGTCCGCCGAACCCGAGGAGTCCGACGACACCTGGACGCCGGCCACGCTGACCGGCACCAACAGCACCACCGAACCGCCCGCCGGCCAGCCCGTGTTGACCGCCGACGACTACGGCTTCCACCATGGCGACGTCTGGTACCGCGGCCACTACACCGGTTCGCTCCCGGACACGGTCACCTTCGACTACGGCGCCGGCGGCGCCGGCATGCTGCAGGCCTGGCTCGACGGCACCTACCTGGGCCAGCACACCCTGCCCACCGCCCTGGCGTCGCCACCGACCCGCGGCACCGCGACCTTCACCGTCCCGGAAGCCCGGCGTGCCACCGGCGACCACGTCCTGTCCATCATGGTCCGGAACAACGGCCACAACGAGGACGGCGGCGTCAACGACGCCCACAAGGAGGGCCGCGGCCTGATCTCCACCAGCGTCCCCGCCACCTGGAGGATCCAGGGCGAAACCCCGGACCCGGTCCGCGGCGTCACCAACAACGGCGGCCTCTACGGCGAACGCCACGGCTGGAGCCTGCCCGGCTACCCGGACCGCACCTGGTCCGCCCCGCCGGCCACCACCCCGACCGGCACCTCCTGGTACCGCACCACCGTCGACCTGCACGTCCCGCGGGTCGACGACGCGTCGATCGCCCTGACCATCGGCGAACCCGGGGTCAAGGGCGGCCACTACCGGGCGCTGATCTTCGTGAACGGCTGGAACATGGGCCAGTACATCGCCGACGTCGGCCCGCAGCACACCTTCACCCTGCCCGCCGGCATCCTCGACCCGCACGGCCACAACACCCTGGCCCTGGCGGTGACCGGCGACGGCGGCACCCTGGAGCCGCTCCACCTGACCACCACCACCGTGGTCCGCGGCGGCGTCCCGGTCCGCCGGGTCGCCTCCCCGCCCTATCGTCACTAG
- a CDS encoding GGDEF domain-containing protein, which translates to MTGAEVRGKAATRAILLALTLGVCALAALAAFRISGRWPIAAVLAADLALLAALARIVLPEPEPAPEPAHDGVTGLPTRATLMAQVERTLPVADADQEPAGLVILGLDDLADVTETLGPAITDLLLRSVAARLTAALRDTDTLARIGPAEFAVLLPRVGSAAACLEAARRLRAAVQAPADLDGFQIRVDATAGGAVYPVHAATPTDLFARAGAAREAARESTDGAALHATATVRRSARPALPAR; encoded by the coding sequence ATGACCGGTGCGGAGGTGCGAGGCAAGGCGGCGACCCGGGCGATCCTGCTCGCCCTGACGCTGGGCGTGTGCGCGCTGGCCGCCCTCGCCGCGTTCCGGATCAGCGGCCGGTGGCCGATCGCCGCGGTGCTCGCCGCCGACCTGGCGCTGCTCGCCGCGCTCGCCCGGATCGTGCTGCCCGAGCCGGAGCCGGCACCGGAGCCCGCGCACGACGGCGTGACCGGCCTGCCCACCCGGGCCACCCTGATGGCCCAGGTGGAACGCACCCTGCCGGTCGCCGACGCCGACCAGGAGCCGGCCGGCCTGGTCATCCTCGGCCTGGACGACCTGGCCGACGTCACCGAGACGCTCGGCCCGGCGATCACCGACCTGCTGCTGCGGTCGGTGGCCGCCCGGCTCACCGCCGCCCTGCGCGACACCGACACCCTGGCCCGGATCGGACCGGCCGAGTTCGCCGTCCTGCTCCCCCGGGTCGGCTCGGCCGCCGCCTGCCTGGAAGCCGCCCGCCGGCTGCGCGCCGCCGTCCAGGCCCCGGCCGACCTCGACGGCTTCCAGATCCGCGTCGACGCCACCGCGGGCGGCGCCGTCTACCCGGTGCACGCCGCCACCCCGACCGACCTGTTCGCCCGCGCCGGGGCCGCCCGGGAGGCCGCCCGGGAATCGACGGACGGCGCGGCCCTGCACGCGACCGCGACCGTCCGCCGCTCCGCCCGCCCGGCCCTGCCGGCCCGCTGA
- a CDS encoding PepSY domain-containing protein yields MLKIRTAVFMATGALAALGVAGTALAADGADDTSASPSASMAASYDRGGAAVGVAEAKAIAIRVAGGGYVRSVERETEHGRPVWDVDLIVGGVEHDVDVDRASGEVLRHRIEGANGPAASGGATAAASASADDHGRQAEPGDDRGGASTRSRRVEPGDDNGGAGTRHAEPGDDKGGHGRGGDDRGGDDRGGRGRGSDD; encoded by the coding sequence ATGTTGAAGATCCGTACCGCGGTGTTCATGGCTACCGGCGCACTCGCCGCTCTCGGCGTGGCGGGCACCGCGCTCGCGGCGGACGGGGCAGACGACACCTCGGCTTCGCCCTCGGCGTCGATGGCGGCGTCGTACGACCGGGGCGGTGCCGCCGTGGGCGTCGCGGAAGCCAAGGCGATCGCGATCCGGGTCGCCGGGGGCGGGTACGTGCGCTCCGTCGAGCGGGAGACCGAGCACGGCCGTCCGGTGTGGGACGTCGACCTGATCGTCGGCGGCGTGGAGCACGACGTGGACGTGGACCGGGCCAGCGGCGAGGTGCTGCGCCACCGGATCGAGGGGGCGAACGGTCCGGCCGCGTCGGGCGGCGCCACCGCGGCGGCGTCTGCGTCGGCGGACGACCACGGCCGGCAGGCCGAGCCGGGCGACGACAGGGGCGGCGCGAGCACGCGGTCGCGGCGCGTCGAGCCCGGGGACGACAACGGTGGTGCGGGCACGCGGCACGCCGAGCCCGGCGACGACAAGGGTGGCCACGGGCGTGGCGGCGACGACCGGGGCGGCGACGACCGGGGTGGCCGGGGGCGCGGCTCGGACGACTGA
- a CDS encoding MFS transporter has translation MTVLLLATLVNAIGNGAYVTISVLYLTTVAGLSPAMIAIGLSAGAAAGVLAMTPLGYLADRHGPKRLSILALIVLAGAYTALLAVRSPLAFGLLSCVIAVATALVKGANGALAAGSVAASGRLRMRARMRTMTNAGIGLGTLGGSIPLLLQTDRAYVVILLVNAATFVVAAALLTRAPAVPPQVTPPGGPRLVALRDRPFLVFAAVDGLLSAVYNDLLGIGLPLWLAAGAHAPLWLISVTLVINTAGCVLLQVRTARDVHDLPGARRAAVRGCLILALSCAVLAATAGHPPWLAGTLITLAAIIHVVGELWLSTGSWGIVFAITPPWAQGQYQGTYFAGRGVGDMLAPPLVTACVLGLHSAGWLVLAALFAAGGAIYPPVTRWAAARITSIERTPAPA, from the coding sequence ATGACCGTCCTCCTCCTGGCCACCCTGGTGAACGCGATCGGCAACGGCGCCTACGTCACCATCAGCGTGCTCTACCTGACCACGGTCGCCGGCCTCAGCCCCGCCATGATCGCTATCGGACTCAGCGCCGGGGCCGCCGCCGGGGTGCTGGCGATGACGCCGCTCGGCTACCTCGCCGACCGGCACGGCCCGAAACGACTGTCCATCCTGGCCCTGATCGTGCTCGCCGGCGCGTACACCGCCCTGCTCGCGGTCCGCTCCCCGCTGGCGTTCGGGCTGCTGTCCTGCGTCATCGCGGTCGCCACCGCCCTGGTCAAAGGCGCCAACGGCGCGCTTGCCGCCGGCTCCGTCGCGGCCTCCGGCCGGCTCCGGATGCGCGCCAGAATGCGCACCATGACCAACGCCGGGATCGGTCTCGGCACTCTCGGCGGCAGCATCCCGCTGTTGCTGCAGACCGATCGGGCGTACGTCGTGATCCTGCTCGTCAACGCCGCGACCTTCGTGGTCGCGGCCGCCCTGCTCACCCGGGCCCCGGCCGTTCCCCCGCAGGTCACCCCGCCCGGCGGCCCCCGCCTCGTCGCCCTGCGCGACCGCCCGTTCCTGGTCTTCGCCGCCGTCGACGGACTGCTCTCCGCCGTCTACAACGACCTGCTCGGCATCGGCCTCCCGCTGTGGCTGGCCGCCGGCGCCCACGCCCCGCTCTGGTTGATCTCGGTCACCCTCGTCATCAACACCGCCGGCTGCGTCCTGCTCCAGGTCCGGACCGCCCGCGACGTGCACGACCTGCCCGGCGCCCGGCGCGCCGCCGTCCGCGGCTGCCTGATCCTCGCCCTGTCCTGCGCCGTCCTCGCCGCCACCGCCGGCCACCCCCCATGGCTGGCCGGCACCCTGATCACGCTGGCCGCGATCATCCACGTCGTCGGCGAACTGTGGCTCTCCACCGGCAGCTGGGGCATCGTCTTCGCGATCACCCCACCCTGGGCCCAGGGGCAGTACCAGGGCACCTACTTCGCCGGCCGCGGCGTCGGCGACATGCTCGCCCCGCCCCTGGTCACCGCCTGCGTCCTGGGCCTGCACAGCGCCGGCTGGCTGGTCCTCGCCGCCCTGTTCGCCGCGGGCGGCGCCATCTATCCACCCGTCACCCGCTGGGCCGCCGCCAGGATCACGAGCATCGAGCGAACTCCAGCTCCGGCGTAG
- a CDS encoding prolyl oligopeptidase family serine peptidase — MIIDDSSPFSDLDAYTALPRLGGLRLSPDGRRLVVGVATPDRKKNRYVSALWEIDPDGGRPARRLTRSAAGESAAAFTAAGDLLFTSARPDPVAESADEPVAGLWLLPAGGGEPRLLTAPGGGVRGPVVAGPDGTVVTGASVLTSAADLDADRKLREGRRDAGVSAILYEEYPIRHWDHFIGADRTRLIALDLGADAAGQPVPRDLTGHAGRALGEEPAWDLSPDGRTLVALWVVAEPAGSQRTTLVAIDVATGTRRTLADDEDYEYDGPRISPDGTRVAVVAYRRSTATDPGDRKLMLVPLAGGPQRSLTEAWDRWPETIRWAPDGAAVFVTADDQGRCPLWRVGADSGEVTRLTDDDGAYTEFEVAPDGSAIYALRSAVDAPPAVVRVALDGGGVAELPGPAGRPVIPGRLTEVTATAEDGTPLRAWLALPSTATAADPAPLLLWIHGGPLASWNSWQWRWNPWLAVARGYAVLLPDPALSTGYGVAFIRRGWGSWGAAPYTDLMALTDAAEQRPDVDETRTAAMGGSFGGYMTNWIAGHTDRFTALVTHASLWALDQMWGTTDASFYWIREMTGEAVPANSPHLSADRITTPMLVIHGDRDYRVPIGEGLRLWWDLLSRSTAADGSSPHKFLFFPDENHWILKPAHTRVWYETVLAFLAHHVHKEPWSRPELLG, encoded by the coding sequence GTGATCATCGATGATTCGTCGCCGTTCTCCGATCTGGACGCCTACACGGCGCTGCCTCGCCTCGGCGGGCTCCGCCTCTCCCCGGACGGCCGCCGCCTGGTCGTCGGCGTCGCCACCCCGGACCGGAAGAAGAACCGGTATGTCAGCGCCCTGTGGGAGATCGACCCGGACGGCGGGCGACCGGCCCGGCGGCTGACCCGCAGCGCCGCCGGCGAGTCCGCGGCCGCGTTCACCGCCGCCGGCGATCTGCTGTTCACCTCGGCCCGCCCGGATCCGGTGGCCGAGTCCGCGGACGAGCCGGTCGCCGGGCTGTGGCTGCTCCCGGCCGGTGGCGGCGAGCCGCGGCTGCTGACCGCTCCGGGCGGCGGGGTGCGCGGCCCGGTCGTGGCCGGCCCGGACGGCACGGTGGTGACCGGCGCGTCGGTGCTGACCTCCGCCGCCGACCTGGACGCCGACCGGAAGCTGCGCGAGGGGCGCCGGGACGCCGGGGTCTCCGCGATCCTCTACGAGGAATATCCGATCCGCCACTGGGACCACTTCATCGGGGCCGACCGCACCCGCCTGATCGCCCTCGACCTCGGCGCCGACGCTGCCGGGCAGCCCGTGCCGCGCGATCTCACCGGGCACGCCGGACGGGCCCTCGGCGAGGAGCCGGCCTGGGACCTCAGCCCGGACGGGCGCACCCTGGTGGCGCTCTGGGTCGTCGCCGAGCCGGCCGGATCCCAGCGGACCACCCTGGTCGCGATCGACGTGGCCACCGGCACGCGGCGCACCCTGGCCGACGACGAGGACTACGAGTACGACGGGCCCCGGATCTCGCCGGACGGCACCCGGGTCGCCGTCGTGGCGTACCGCCGCTCCACCGCGACCGACCCCGGTGACCGGAAGCTGATGCTCGTCCCGCTGGCCGGCGGCCCGCAGCGGTCGCTGACCGAGGCGTGGGACCGCTGGCCGGAGACGATCCGCTGGGCGCCGGACGGCGCCGCGGTCTTCGTGACCGCCGACGACCAGGGGCGCTGCCCGCTGTGGCGGGTGGGCGCCGACAGCGGCGAGGTGACCCGGCTGACCGACGACGACGGCGCCTACACCGAGTTCGAGGTGGCCCCGGACGGCTCGGCGATCTACGCGCTGCGCTCGGCGGTCGACGCCCCGCCGGCCGTGGTGCGGGTCGCCCTGGACGGCGGCGGGGTCGCCGAGCTTCCGGGGCCGGCCGGGCGGCCGGTGATCCCCGGACGGCTGACCGAGGTGACCGCGACCGCCGAGGACGGGACCCCGCTGCGCGCCTGGCTGGCGCTGCCCTCCACGGCCACCGCGGCGGATCCCGCGCCACTGCTGCTGTGGATCCACGGCGGTCCGCTCGCCTCGTGGAACTCCTGGCAGTGGCGGTGGAACCCGTGGCTCGCGGTGGCCCGGGGCTACGCGGTGCTGCTGCCCGACCCGGCGCTGTCCACCGGTTACGGCGTCGCGTTCATCAGGCGCGGCTGGGGATCGTGGGGCGCCGCCCCGTACACCGATCTGATGGCCCTGACCGACGCCGCCGAGCAGCGCCCCGACGTCGACGAGACGCGCACCGCGGCGATGGGCGGCAGTTTCGGCGGCTACATGACCAACTGGATCGCCGGGCACACCGACCGGTTCACCGCCCTGGTCACGCACGCCTCACTGTGGGCGCTGGACCAGATGTGGGGCACCACCGACGCGTCGTTCTACTGGATCCGGGAGATGACCGGCGAGGCCGTCCCGGCCAACTCCCCGCACCTGTCCGCCGACCGGATCACCACCCCGATGCTGGTCATCCACGGTGACCGGGACTACCGCGTCCCGATCGGCGAAGGTTTGCGCCTCTGGTGGGACCTGCTCTCCCGGTCCACCGCCGCGGACGGCTCGTCGCCGCACAAGTTCCTGTTCTTCCCGGACGAGAACCACTGGATCCTGAAACCGGCCCACACCCGGGTCTGGTACGAAACCGTCCTCGCCTTCCTCGCCCACCACGTCCACAAGGAGCCCTGGAGCCGCCCCGAACTGCTCGGCTGA